The genomic stretch TGGACGAGAAAGAAAAGAATTTAAATGAAAACAGCGAGAATGAAAGCACGCCAAAAAGAGAGGTCGAGGATACTTTACATACACCGGAGAGCGCGCAACCAGTCCAAGAAACTCCTATTGTAGAAGGCGTGACCCCAGAAGGGGAGAAATTTGCCGGAGCGACAGAAGATGCAGCCGAGGCGAGTTCTACAAATGCATTTTTTGAAGAAGCAAGTAATAAAGAACCAGAACCTGCTAGACCGGCTCCAGGGCCAAGACGCGCTGGTACAACTGGTGGCGGGGCAGTTCCACCTAATAGAGTGAATAATGGCGGAAGTGGTAACGGGAATGGTGAACCACCGAAACGCGGCAAACACTTTATCGGTTACTTTTTAACAGCACTTATTGGTGTTATTATCGGAGGACTTATTATTTTCTTTGTCGCTTGGGATAATGGTGACAATGCAGATACAACTTCAAACTCAAATAATAAAGCTACCAAAGTAGAAAAAGTTTCAGTAGATACAACATCAGATGTAACAAAAGCAGTAGACAAAGTACAAGATGCGGTAGTGAGTGTTCTAAATTACCAATCATCTTCATCCCTTGATGGAACAACGACTTCTGAACAAGAAGCTTCCTCAGGATCTGGTGTTATTTATAAAAAGGCAAATGGAAAAGCCTACATCGTAACAAATAATCACGTTGTTGCTGATGCAAATAAATTAGAAGTAACTTTTACAAACGGTAAAAAATCCGAAGCAAAATTACTAGGGACAGACGAATGGAACGATTTAGCTGTTCTTGAAATTGATGATAAAAATGTTACTACAGTCGCTGCATTCGGCGATTCAGATTCATTAAAACTTGGTGAACCAGCAATTGCAATTGGTAGCCCACTAGGAACAGAATTTTCCGGTTCTGTAACACAAGGTATTATTTCTGGTCTAAACCGTGCAGTACCAGTTGATACAAATGGCGACGGAACAGAAGACTGGGAAGCAGATGTTATCCAAACAGATGCAGCAATTAACCCTGGTAACAGTGGTGGAGCTTTAATTAATATTGAAGGCCAAGTAATTGGTATTAACTCAATGAAAATTTCGATGGAAAATGTAGAAGGTATTAGCTTTGCAATTCCAAGTAACACAGTAGAACCAATCATCGAACAACTAGAAACAAAAGGCGAAGTAGAACGTCCATCTCTAGGCGTATCCTTACGTGATGTTGATACAATTCCAGAAACACAACAAAAAAATATCTTGAAATTACCTGATAGCGTAGATTACGGCGCAATGGTACAACAAGTAGTATCCGGTTCTGCAGCAGACAAAGCAGGCTTGAAACAATACGATGTTATTGTTGAACTAAACGGCCAAAAAGTAACAAACTCCATGACATTACGCAAAATTCTATACGGTAACGACGTGAAAATTGGCGATAAAGTCAAAGTGAAATACTATCGTGACGGTAAAGAAAAATCCACAGATATTAAATTAGAAGCAGCAAAAACAACTACATGATAACAAAAAGCCATTCTCTTGAAAAAGAGGGTGGCTTTTTTTCTGTGGAAAACTTGTGGATAGCGATTTTTTTCGGATATAGATATGGTAGAGAACAAGAATTCTCCTACTAAATATAGAACTGGTTTGTGGATATGTGGATAACTTCTGTGGATAACCTGTGTGTAAGCAGTGAATATCTTGTGGAAAAGAACAATTTTGATAATTTAATCAATAAACACAGATTTATTTTTGAAAAAAACACATTTTTTGCGAAAATATAGGTCAAAAAAGAAAAATGTGGATAGAAAGCCATTTATCCACATTTTTACTTTTTATAAGCTGGATATGTGACAAGGAAAATAACTTTACATAGAGATTTGATTCGCGAGATTGATTGTAGGAGAAGGGGTTCCGCTGTTTGGTGGAGTTTGAGTTTTGAATAGTTAGGCGACGATTTTACCTGTGGATAAGCTGTGGATAGTGAAATTTGGCTATCATATATATTGTGGAGAATATACGTTCGGACACAAAATAGAGAAGGGGCTTGTGGATATGTGGATAATTTTTGGGGATAACTTGTGTATAAGGGCGGGATAACCTGTGGAATAACTTTTTATGGAAAGCTGCTCTTATTTTATTTTGACTAGTGCAATGAGGGATTTTTGATGTATGATAAAAGTATTAAAAAAGATAAGGGTGGCATAAATGAATATTCAAATTGTAACGGTCGGGAAATTAAAAGAAAAATATTTAGTGCAAGGAATCGCCGAATATTTAAAACGACTTAGCGCCTATGCGAAAGTGACGATCGTGGAAGTTCCGGATGAGAAAGCTCCGGAAGTGCTGAGTGATGCCGAAATGAAGCAAGTAAAAGATAAAGAGGGTGCGCGGATTTTAGCAAAGATTCCGGACGATGCCCATGTGATTGCGCTGGCGATTGATGGGAAAATGAAGTCGAGTGAAGAATTTGCGGCGGATTTGGATAAGCTGGCGACTTATGGTAAGAGTAAGGTGACGTTTGTGATTGGTGGATCGCTGGGACTTAGTGAGGCGGTGTTGAAGCGGAGTAATGAGCGGATTTCGTTTGGGAGGTTAACGCTGCCACACCAGTTGATGAGATTGGTGCTGGTGGAGCAGGTTTACCGGGCGTTTCGAATTGTTCGGGGGGAGCCTTATCATAAATAGCTAGCTGGTTGAAAGGGTTGTAATCAACAACTTAACTTTTGAATGCTGGTTTACTTTTTTCGATAAGCCATTTTTCACCATTTGAAATTGTATGATCTGCATGATAAATTAATGTTTTTCGAAGTGATGCGTATTCTGTGGGTAATGTTTCATAGTTTAGAAAATGATAGTTTAGTGCGATGCTTTCGGGGATAATTCCAATACCAAGTTCATTATTGCAGATTTCAACAAGTGTTTCGGGAATATTGATCTCTGATATGGAAACATTTGGGATATTAATATCGTTAATGAGAGCAGCCAGGGCGCGGTATGAATAACATTGTTTGCTGAAGACGTATAATCGTTCTTCCGCTAATATTTTTTGGACTGATTTTCCAGCTGTGTTGCCTGCGAAAACTAGTTTATCCCATGAGAGCGTTTGTGAGATGATTTGGCTATCTTGAAATAAATTTTCTTTTTCGAGTTCAGCGACATATGCGATGGTTAGTTCTCTGTTAGCTATTTTTGGTATTAATTCACTTGTACTTCCGCTAACGATAGATAATTTTTTATTTGGAAACTGTTGATAGAACTCTTTAATGATTGTGTTAAATTCCATAGGCAAAGAAGATTGCGTAATACCGATTGAGATAGTTTCTTCTTCATTATTGATAATATCAATCGTTTCCTCCCATAATAAAATCATTTTTTTGAATTGTTGATAGATTTTTTCGCCCTCTTTAGTTGGTTCCACACCATTCGAGTGCCGGAAGAAAAGTTGAGTTTGGAACTGTTTTTCGATATTTTTTATTTTATTGGACATATTAGACTGTAAATGATGCAGTTCATTCGCTGCTGCAGAAATACTCTTTAGTTCAGCTACTTTATTAAATGCTTTCATGTTTTCAATATCCATAATTTTCTCCTTTTGGTATCAAAAATAATGATACCGGCATATGATTTTCGCATTTCAAATGATAGCGCAGATAGATTATACTTTATTTACAATATAAATTCAATTTGGGGGTTATGTTATGAATACAACCATTCAACAATTGGTTAAACATGTTTCAGTAAGAGAATTTAAAAATGAAAGATTATCAGATGAAATCAAACAACATTTATTAACAGCTGCGAGAAGTGCATCTAGTTCGCATTTTGTGCAATCTTTTTCTATTTTAGAAATCACAGATGAAAAACTAAGAAAGGAACTAGCTGAAATTACAAATAGTGCTTCTTATGTAAATCAAACGGGGACC from Listeria monocytogenes ATCC 19117 encodes the following:
- a CDS encoding LysR family transcriptional regulator — protein: MDIENMKAFNKVAELKSISAAANELHHLQSNMSNKIKNIEKQFQTQLFFRHSNGVEPTKEGEKIYQQFKKMILLWEETIDIINNEEETISIGITQSSLPMEFNTIIKEFYQQFPNKKLSIVSGSTSELIPKIANRELTIAYVAELEKENLFQDSQIISQTLSWDKLVFAGNTAGKSVQKILAEERLYVFSKQCYSYRALAALINDINIPNVSISEINIPETLVEICNNELGIGIIPESIALNYHFLNYETLPTEYASLRKTLIYHADHTISNGEKWLIEKSKPAFKS
- the rlmH gene encoding 23S rRNA (pseudouridine(1915)-N(3))-methyltransferase RlmH, whose product is MNIQIVTVGKLKEKYLVQGIAEYLKRLSAYAKVTIVEVPDEKAPEVLSDAEMKQVKDKEGARILAKIPDDAHVIALAIDGKMKSSEEFAADLDKLATYGKSKVTFVIGGSLGLSEAVLKRSNERISFGRLTLPHQLMRLVLVEQVYRAFRIVRGEPYHK
- the htrA gene encoding serine protease HtrA gives rise to the protein MDEKEKNLNENSENESTPKREVEDTLHTPESAQPVQETPIVEGVTPEGEKFAGATEDAAEASSTNAFFEEASNKEPEPARPAPGPRRAGTTGGGAVPPNRVNNGGSGNGNGEPPKRGKHFIGYFLTALIGVIIGGLIIFFVAWDNGDNADTTSNSNNKATKVEKVSVDTTSDVTKAVDKVQDAVVSVLNYQSSSSLDGTTTSEQEASSGSGVIYKKANGKAYIVTNNHVVADANKLEVTFTNGKKSEAKLLGTDEWNDLAVLEIDDKNVTTVAAFGDSDSLKLGEPAIAIGSPLGTEFSGSVTQGIISGLNRAVPVDTNGDGTEDWEADVIQTDAAINPGNSGGALINIEGQVIGINSMKISMENVEGISFAIPSNTVEPIIEQLETKGEVERPSLGVSLRDVDTIPETQQKNILKLPDSVDYGAMVQQVVSGSAADKAGLKQYDVIVELNGQKVTNSMTLRKILYGNDVKIGDKVKVKYYRDGKEKSTDIKLEAAKTTT